DNA from Deferribacter autotrophicus:
GACACTAACTTCAAATTTTTCTTATCATTACTTAGTAAAACTACTGATTCCATTTTTTATAGCACTCTTTGCCAATCTATCCGCCAACTTATTATTATCTCTCCTAACATGTATGATATCATAATTTAAAAGTGAGAGTTTTGACATAACATTTTTATACAGCCCTATTAATTTCTCATTCCTTACTTTATATTCACCTTTTAACTGTTTCACCAAAAGTTCTGAGTCAGAATAAAATCTAACTCTTTCTGGAGCTAACTCTAAAATTTTCTCTATAGCCCTCAATAAAGCTGTATATTCGGCAACGTTGTTTGTTGTATTGCCAATAAACTCGGAATACTCAAAAACAATGT
Protein-coding regions in this window:
- a CDS encoding ribonuclease HI family protein, which encodes MKKATLNVYTDGASSGNPGPSGIGYVIEDNDGNIVFEYSEFIGNTTNNVAEYTALLRAIEKILELAPERVRFYSDSELLVKQLKGEYKVRNEKLIGLYKNVMSKLSLLNYDIIHVRRDNNKLADRLAKSAIKNGISSFTK